The sequence below is a genomic window from Cicer arietinum cultivar CDC Frontier isolate Library 1 chromosome 6, Cicar.CDCFrontier_v2.0, whole genome shotgun sequence.
CACATCAATAGTGCATCAACTCAGTTGTTTAATTTGCATTCTTTACTATCTATCCATAATGTGTATGATACAagatatataaaatgataacaCTAGTGGTTACCTTGATAAAAGAAAACACTATATTAGTCTCATTTACATACATATAGACCCTTCCTGAATAAAAAAGCCAAACAAAAAAGTCAGGGTTCTGTCGAGAGAGAGTCTAAAGCAAGCACTCATTCTCCTTTACATGAAGATCCCAGGGTGAGTCACCTTTTGCACCCCCATTTTCTGGAATTCCTCgaatttactaaaagaaaaatgagGAAATTAATCTGAAAAAGTACTCAATCCCTTGTATACCCTTACCTTTTTATCCTCAAAATTGTGCATTTCAATTCACTGCGGATCTATCTGCAATAATCAATGTGGCTTCCAATTAGGTCAATGTCTCCAACGTGTACTGTACGATACATAGGCTGCGGATATCTCTGCTTCTTTGCAGCCACATGTATGATGAAATGCCAATCATGTTTGTTGTCTGGTATGTACGATGCTTCACATTCTATACAAAAAAGGTTTTAGCTTATTGAACATAATCATATAATCAGGCCTCACCAATTTGCTATAATGGGTTTCAGCTGTGACGTGGTGTCTTAACTAAATACAGAGTAGAGAGCTCCATCAACATTAGTTAGTTAGAATTAGAAATGCTCCTTGTGGAACTCAAATTTTGTTGGACCCTTTTCATTGAACTCATAACATAGCTTGTTAAGTTCTTTGGCCAAAACTGGTGCGCCACAGTAAAATACCCCTGATACGAATTAGATAGCCATAAGTCAGTACatcaacaacataaaaaaatatatctaccTTACTACCTAGTATGAAGTaccaacatatgcttgatgaaGACTAACTGACCTATTCGTCCACTATAGTGCTTGGAACACATTTTAGAGAAAACCTTCTTCCAATTAGGCCTAGCAAAATGTGTTCGTACCTGGTAAGTAGAAATTCAAAAAAGCCGTAGTTATAATTTACTCACTCCCGATTCcggaattagaaattaaaagagAATCAAGGGTAGTGTACAATAATGCATAGTCAATGACAAAAATAGAAGGCTTACCCTGGTTCCGGAAACAATATCAACTCCATTTTTGGCATGGTTAAGGGCTTGAACCATGGTGATGAGTGCAGATCTTGCATCTCCTTCCTCATAAACGCTAGTCAAGTAGTTGTGCATCTCAATGACACCCTGAAGTCCATAATTTGACGTTTATTATTAGCCATTGCAAGTAATCCTTATTCATCTTGCATCAGGGAAAAGGAATACTTATAATTCTTCAGGAGCAAGTATCTATAAGATAAATAAATCGTCTGCAATAACCAATAATACCCTTTGATCAAGCTCAGCCACTTCATTCATGACTCCTTTGAACCAATCAAAAGAGCCTTGCTCTCTTGTAACCCAGTAGAAATAAGCATTGGTAGTCTTCagtattttcttcctttttggAGCAATTTTGTTAAGAGATGGTGAATCAGTACTCCCAACGCTAAGGTCTGATCCTCTACTTGTATCAGAGACAGAATCCTGGATGGAAATAAAGTTGATAGCTATGTTGGTCATACTATATTTACATACAAATGCTCAAATGAGAATTAGTATAACATATAATTGTTActtttatatatgaattttaacACGTTTAATATTAGCAGCAGCACTCACCGCCAGCTCCTCCATTTTGATAATGTTGTTGAGAAGATCTTTCAGAATGCTGATGAAAGGAGTTGCTCCTATACCGAGACCGACCAGCAACAAGACGTCATATTTTCTATAGTCTTGAGCTGGCGCTCCGTAAGGTCCATCTATCTTTAACTTCGGCAAACTTTATCAACAGTTAAAAAGGGGTAGGCATACATTTCAGTATAAATTATAGTTGATGACCAAAAATTTGGAGGCAAAAAAATATTCCAAGTGCTACATGTACCTTTTCTTTGTCGTTTCATCAGCCCTGAGAAGGCCACTCCTCCCAGACACAGGAGGCTCACAAGCCTCAGAAAATACCCTTTTAAGTTCCTGAGTCCAGTCACCCAGTTGCCGAATGTGAACACTCAGATAGTCATCCCCAGGGGATGATGTAATAGAAAATGGATGCCTGTCATACATATAATGCCCATGTTACTATTAGATACCAACACTAAATTGGGCAAAGATGCCATAGGTTTCGCTCTAAAACACAATCAAGACTGATAGTTCTAAATAATGGTTCCCATTTGCCGCAATATCAAGGTTAGCCGTGTTACTGCAAATGCAGCCGAAATTTAGATCATATATTGCTTACTAAAAGGCGATAGCACTTCACTTTCCCCTTCTTTTCTAGTTCAACATCGTTGGCCAAAAGTACTGCACCTACTATCCCTGTTTTATGGATACTAACATGCAAATGGTGGTTAATTATCCCGACTTTATATTGCTTTCTCTCCTTTTACTTAAAAAACTTTTTCtgctttttaatttcaatccaCTAAAAAcccaaatattatatatatgaagCATGATGTAAATTGTAACGCAACAACATGCCACAAAAAAATACCACAGCCATTGCAAAATAATGTAAAAAGAAATGAAATGCAACTTACCACTCAAACGGAGAAACAGCGGGACACTGTACAAACATGTATTGTCCGCTCTTGTAGCGAAATTGAGGAGGCTTAGACATTTGCAATGTGAGAACATTTCCAGGATAAATAGCAACCTAAATGTTTTCCACATTTAAAAAGAAGGAATAGGAAAGAAGTTAACGTTGGTTCATATACAAGATATATagtttgatttataaaaaatgacgGTGAGTCATGTGTAACGTCTGAGGTCTGGGTCCTTGCACATTTTACTTTGTAGGGCTCTACTCACTGGATATATACAATTAGCCCAGACCAACCAATTTTAtgcaaaacaaataattaagtCATATTAATAATGAAGTTGGAACCAATTAAGAGCCTAGCACTAATGGTTTCACCATCTATATGCTCACCTTTATTAGACGTACTGTATAAAAACCAGAACGAAATAATCTCAGCGTTCTTTCTGATGCATAGAGTAAAACTGGAACCGCGAGATACATCCATGtctgaaataaaaaaaatcaaggtgTCAAATAACTGATCACTTTAAACATTGCACTTGATACATATCCTAAATAATTGAAATCTGATACTAAAATTTCTATACCGTTTTCAAGTGCCATTTGTGCACTAGGTAAAGTTTTACACCGTGAACGATGAGGAGGACATAGACAATGACAAACAGATGGTGTGAATACCAGAAGGCATTGAAGCCAGTGAGCTTATTAAATGGTTTAGGCAGCTTAATGAGATTTCTTCTGAACCATGTTGTTGCGAGGATAAATGCTATTGCCATCAAAGTAACCATCAAAATTCCAGTCACAGCCTCAACCCCTTTAATTATGTCTCCGTAATTGGGTTTTTGACGACCAAATACACCTTTCAAATACTTCTGATAATCAGCTTCAGACGAACTTACAAGTCTTGGAAAATCACAAGCAAGGTGATCCCCAACATGAAGTATAACACCAATCACAATTGCCCCAGCAATTGTCTGTAAAAATCAGCAAGTAAAAATGGATATCATAAACTTCACTATATAATTTACATAAATTTGTTGTTTCAGTTTCtgttatctttttaattttgacaaaaattttTTCTTTATGTCAAGGTTATAATATAGTTTTATACAGTTATTATTTTTGCATGATATGACAGCAGACAAGACCAAAAAAGAATACCTTATGGAAGTTGATGTTGTCATCAAAAGGTACAACATAAGAAAGCTTGGTAGACCTGAGCCAAGTTATGGTGTTTCTACAGACGGGCAAGAGAATAAGTGCCATGTTGAACTTCAGGGTCTCGGCCGCACCTTTGGCTGTGAGAAGACAGTAACCCATGATATGAAAAACATCCTTTTTCTTGTACTGAATAAACTTCCACGTGAAGAGCCCAATCATTATGCAAACCCACAATGTTAAAAGCCAAAGTCTCTTCCAATTCtcttgcaaatagtaaagaaatCTGCGGCTCATCCTATGTATAGGACTTTTCTTTCTTAGCCCCTGTAGGTTCTGGCTCAATGCTTGGCTTGTATAGCTTAGAGCTTGGCTGTAGTTGAGATACGTGTCCTTTTGTAAAAGAAGTGTCTCCAGCTGCCATAACTGCAACCGATAACATATATAATGGTAATCCAAAATGCCTCAAAACAATCTCAGGTTGAGTTGTGTAAAACACATTTCAGCAAGTCAACTGTGTGCATTATTAGCATTACAGGAGCAATAGAATGCAGCAAGCGTGGTTAAAATGTTGAGTAAGGTGTAATGAAAAAACAGAAAGGCCACTTGGGAACTGAAGCTTTATGAAACATATACCTCTCAAACACCATTTAGCAGAAATATGAAATCACAATCTCACTAATATTGCCGTTTGTCCCACTAAACCCATGACATAAACTAACAACTAATTGTATTGATTCTCTTGCAACTCACCCCCTCCCCTTCCTCCGTTAGGAGAGGAGGTAAATTTCCAAAGAATCAATTCCTATAACAGGTTTTGAAGTCCACAACCGTGAAAAGAATGGcagaaaaagtaaaattaattgatgAACAACTCTCCAACTAAAATCAGCATGCAATAGCTGCAACTATAGCCCTGGGATTTTCTGCCACTGTAATGTTCACAATTACTTTTTACCTTCGAAGTTTAAAGTTGTCAAAAATCATACAAAAACCATTACTGTTTAAAAGTATAATGAATATATTCCGAATTGAaagttatgtatttttttacagataaaaaaagataattatgtTGGTCAAAGAAATATCGAGGTCActattgaataatttaaattaaacagcATCACTACTTGCTTACACAAGGAACCAAACGATTAGAAGTATCAGCTTAATCATATTACGTACATGGTGACAAAGTCACCCCTAGCTAACTGAGTTTATGTTAAATTTGTTAATGAAGTTAAAGGATGAAGAAATAATATAGTATATGGAGTAGTTACAAATAATGTAGCGACAATGTTGTTTGGACAGCATTTATCTGTTAAACTTATAACAAGTAGTTAGTTTGCAATAATTTATCAAGTATATGCCTGgtttttctttccctttttttCTACACAGTCGAACAATATTGGAAATATATATGGATTTGACTAATTAAGTAACTCACTTTCAATATAACATTGATGATTAAATGAGTAGTTGATATTATGTGCAGATGCATGACCAATTATAAGTAGTTATAATATCAACCACTAAATTTATCCCCTTTACCAATTTCTTACATTAAAACAGACAAATCCTTATGTGATATGATCAATTATACAATTTGGTCCAACTGTGGACTGAAGAAAGAGTCTTAGTCCAACACTGACTGAATTAAGCTACGTAAACCAAAGTAGGACGGCCTAACAAATTTACCAATGGGCAATGGATCATcatatttattcttattttgtCTAATggaaattatataaaatgataatgtCAACGACATACcaaaattattagtttattacatcattagtttattttttttgacagGAATACAATCATTAGTTTATTGATCATTGTTCAATTGAATAGGCTGGAAAAACTagatttaattacaaaattgaCGTTCCCTGAAATTCAACTATTGGAATTTTAATCACTTAGACAGTTTGTTTTACATGTTGATATATCTTATCGTAATCTCTCTCAACGATATCATTGTACTGTATTATGCTATGTATCATCATTCTCTAAACTGTCCATTATTGTGAAGGAGTCagattcaaataaattaatatgggCACcattttttggcttaattgttATTCCTTTTACTATGTCAATTAAGCAAAATCATTTTGTCcaaatttaattatcattttacaatattaattattatttttctataagaTTAATTTTCATACCTCgtatatctaaaaaaattacattatcaATAAATGATCATCACCCATATTTatgactttaaaaatatttatggtcAAAGGAAAACGTTTTTAACAATACAaagattattatttattgtcGGTGTCAAAATATATACACAATGTATATTACGAGAATTATAGTAGAGTATTTGACGTCCTTAAGATTTAATTCAACGgacaaatgtcgatattgtCACGTTAAAATTGTCTGGATTCGAATACAAACCTCACACTAGTTTAATATGGTGGAATTTATCGCTTAGATAAAAAAAGTTGAGTATTTGGCGGTTATCTTTAAATTGTGGTTACAAAATTAGTTTATGGGAATATATTGTGACTTCTCATGGGATGTCGGTGTAAAACTATTGACGCTATACATCGTTAAACtcataaattaaatcatttttttgtcTATAGAATGAATGATAAATAACATTATACACTCATACAAAACAGCGATATCTCGAATAAGGATATGATACAAAATGTTCAatctaataatttttgtatttgtcaAGACTTAAAAAGacaattaaatcatttttctaCTAGGatactattatttattactatattaattattattattgatatatttttaatagcTGATTTACATATATTTATCTCAACTTAATTAATACGAGAGGCTAATTATAAGACTGCATATAAAAAGtacgttatttaaaacaaaatccatatatatatagagagattGATTTCCCACCTCGATGTAGCCAAGTCTTTCGGGGTCTAACTCTTCCATGATCAGAGCTGCATATTCTTCGGCCTGCTCCTTCAATCTGGATAACTTATTTGCAGAAGCGCTTAACATGATGATCTGGAAGGCAAGAAATACAGCCAATATTTGTCTAATGaagtatattaaatttaaaaaattaattaaccaaATATTACGTGTTTAAGAAAATGTCTATCTTTTGTCCAAAAAAAGTCTATCTTATGAGTAGAAAAACTTTTTAGAGTAAAATGACGACCACGCCCCCACCAACTCCACTGAAAACGTCTTTCACAATGAATTCCACGAATTTGGTAAAAGCAGAAAAATGAAAGCGCCATCTCTATGACTACGACCAAAACCGAAAAAAGTAAGACATACATAGTTCACTAACTCTTGAATATCTACTACTACCAAGTACCAACTACTAATATTCTGTTCTAGAACACGGAAAATGTCAGAATGACCTGTATACATACGATTCTggagtatttatttttaataaccAATTGAGTTAGTTTATTCTTGACTTATTAAAGTCAACATTCATATATTAAAGATTGATTAAATcgataatattgatatatttatttattgacttTAATTCTcaacaattatttaaattgtttctataattaaaaatcataataaatcaaagtataaaatttaaaagttttgatgttattaaatCTATAATCTAATTACactaaatcattaaaatatcattcatctattgatcaattaatttaatactactaaaatatatatcaatttgcAAATGTCAATAAAATTCCCCTTACCCTTTACGTTAGCCCATTCCAGCGTAATGTTAATTAAACACATGGATGTAACATTTCACGTAATAATATTATGAAGAAAAgcttatataatttaaaaaatgagtaTATTGAAATTATTAAGATGAAACAACTAGGTTGAATGTTCAAACACAAACATAGTAAACAAATAGATTAGTTGAATATAAAATGAGGgataaaattgaatatcaaataaaaatccTTTGTACCTCTTTCACTTCTTCTTCGGTGATTCTTCCATCTTCATTCTTGTCCACCCTGTGAAGacatttaaaacttattttaaaattaaaagaataagaCACTTAATTATCATAATAATTGAATTACAAGCAAAGAAAGCGTCGAAGtaacattaaatattaaaacaaatatacgGTGACATTTAATAATGAAGTGTTTAATTTGACATTTGATAATGCAAGCTAGAAAGGTAACCCTCGAGGATTATTAAtgactaattaaataataaaagtaaaacaataaaCAACAATCATTGAAAGATTACATGTCGAAGAAGATCTGGAGTCGTGAATCAAAACTTTGATCCGTAATTTGCGACCAGAATTCGAAAAGTTCTTCCTTATTGATCTTATCAACCTTCAACCTTCGTTTACGACCTAGAGCATCAAAGAGTTCCAGAGCGAATTCCTTTGAATCTTTCATACCTTCACAAAATAAGTAGCAAGTGAAACAAACTTTAGGTCATAAAATTCACAAAACTAAAATGCATTGAAACGAAGAATCAGAAAATTAATCAAACGGCTAAACGAACAATGCAAGATTATGAATCGAGATTTGAAAAAGAGGAATGGACCTATGCATTGACCGAAATCGATGCGATGGAGAAAACCGTCTTTAGCAAGCCTATCGAAATTCTTCTGCACTTCGTTCCACGCATCAACGCCATTCGATTTACTGGCACTGCTGATGAATTTCAAACCACGGAGTGCTTTATGAGCACCGGAGCGAGTGCGATCGAGTTGCGCTCGTTGCTTCCTCAAAGCTCGAGCGGCCAACGCCGTTTCAAATCCACCGCCGGCAGAACCGCCGGCGCCGGTTTGAGCGGAGGAAGATGAAAAGGCACGCGAAGCTTGGCCGTGACTCCACGAGAACCGCCGTAGCTCCTGCGAGAAGTGTTTGGCCTTAGCAACCGCCTCTGCTTTCAGTTCCTGAGAGAATTGCCGGAAGCCTCTCGACGAGTTTCTCCGAATCGACGGCGACCTCGGAACAGACACCGGAGTTTCGTAACCGCTTCCGGCGACGCTATCGTCGATAGAAATAACATTAGCTGGCTCAACACTGCGAAGAACGATGGTGTCATCGTCTCGAAGATCAAGAGTTACCTCGACAAACTCATCGCCGGCGGAGCTTGACTCAGTTCCCGGCGATGTTCCGGCGCTGACTGTTACTTTTCCAGGAATGGTGTCTGACGCCCAACGGCGCTCGTGCTTCGGAATATCGTTCATTGAATGATCACACAAAACAACACGCCAGAATATTCGAATTTACTCTTTTAT
It includes:
- the LOC101511451 gene encoding respiratory burst oxidase homolog protein A; its protein translation is MNDIPKHERRWASDTIPGKVTVSAGTSPGTESSSAGDEFVEVTLDLRDDDTIVLRSVEPANVISIDDSVAGSGYETPVSVPRSPSIRRNSSRGFRQFSQELKAEAVAKAKHFSQELRRFSWSHGQASRAFSSSSAQTGAGGSAGGGFETALAARALRKQRAQLDRTRSGAHKALRGLKFISSASKSNGVDAWNEVQKNFDRLAKDGFLHRIDFGQCIGMKDSKEFALELFDALGRKRRLKVDKINKEELFEFWSQITDQSFDSRLQIFFDMVDKNEDGRITEEEVKEIIMLSASANKLSRLKEQAEEYAALIMEELDPERLGYIELWQLETLLLQKDTYLNYSQALSYTSQALSQNLQGLRKKSPIHRMSRRFLYYLQENWKRLWLLTLWVCIMIGLFTWKFIQYKKKDVFHIMGYCLLTAKGAAETLKFNMALILLPVCRNTITWLRSTKLSYVVPFDDNINFHKTIAGAIVIGVILHVGDHLACDFPRLVSSSEADYQKYLKGVFGRQKPNYGDIIKGVEAVTGILMVTLMAIAFILATTWFRRNLIKLPKPFNKLTGFNAFWYSHHLFVIVYVLLIVHGVKLYLVHKWHLKTTWMYLAVPVLLYASERTLRLFRSGFYTVRLIKVAIYPGNVLTLQMSKPPQFRYKSGQYMFVQCPAVSPFEWHPFSITSSPGDDYLSVHIRQLGDWTQELKRVFSEACEPPVSGRSGLLRADETTKKSLPKLKIDGPYGAPAQDYRKYDVLLLVGLGIGATPFISILKDLLNNIIKMEELADSVSDTSRGSDLSVGSTDSPSLNKIAPKRKKILKTTNAYFYWVTREQGSFDWFKGVMNEVAELDQRGVIEMHNYLTSVYEEGDARSALITMVQALNHAKNGVDIVSGTRVRTHFARPNWKKVFSKMCSKHYSGRIGVFYCGAPVLAKELNKLCYEFNEKGPTKFEFHKEHF